The nucleotide sequence AATTCCATTTGCAGTTAAGTTAGAATTCAAAGAACCTTGCAACCTACCTTCACTATTCCATTCTGTTTCGCCATGCCTTGTTATGTATAGTGTTATCATTCGAAATCCTCCATTTTCCTATTCATTTGATGAATGCCATGTATTATCAACTTTTTTGTTATCTAATCAGTCAAACTTACCGATGAGTAATTTGATTTTGATAGATACTTTTTAACAAGTGCTTGTGCTAAGCAGTCAGCAGAATCGACAAACGTTATCTTGTCCCATTGATTTGTTAAGACGACATTTAAATCTGTACATGCTACAACAACAGTATCTACAGTCTCACTTAACTCTGCACATAACTCATTCCATAATTGTTGTGCTTCTTGTACATTTCCTAACTTAATAGTTGAGATGATTTCATTTACACTCATTTGCCAAGTTGTTCTACTAATATAAACGATTCCACATTCCAAGAAAGCATTCTGATAGATTTGAGATTGTACAGTCGGCTCTGTTCCTAACAAAGCTACCTTTTTACATGATTGAGGCATTGCGTTAATCGTCTCTTCAACAATGTTCAGTATCGGAACAGTAAGTGCTTCTTCTAATTTATCAAAGTATAGATGTGCTGTATTGCATGGCATAGCGATAAAGTCTACACCAGTGCTTTCAAGTCTTTTTGCGCCGTTTATAATGGATTGTTCCATCTCTTCATGATCGATCGGTTTATCAATAAAAAAAGGTGTTGGACACGAATAAATCATCATTTGTGGAAAATCAAGATCAACCTTCGCACCGTATATTTTTTGACACTGCTCGACTACATTATCAATGAATGGACCAGTAGATTTTGGTCCCATCCCTGCCAATATTCCAATCATACATACCCTCCTAGAGTATCTGCCTATACTTATATATCTTATTCGTTATTCAATTTCGCTCGTGTAATATTTTTGTACAGCTTGTTTCAAATATTCATATTGGTGCTCATTTGTGTCTGAAAATGCTTCATTTCTATTTGATGAAATATCCATATAGTCAATCTGTTCTCGAAATTGAGAGGCAGTAAAATCATAACGTTGTCCATTAATTTGATTATAATAATGCCATGAGTCATGTACCTTTGTTTTTAATATTTCGCCACCTAATCGATCATTTACAATTAGAGCCGTTACCCCACATTGTCCTTTTGCACGGTTATCTACACTCCACTTTGAACTTGATTGTAACGACCATGAGTTAACTAATGCTTCTTTTAATTGTTCAAAATGGATTTGTTTTATGTGAACCATTCTACTTGTCCTTTCACTAATTCATCTAACACTTGCTTCATTTATTATTTCAAATTTTCAATAAATACTCAATAATTCCAATAACAAAAAAAGGAAGAGAATTCTTAACTGAACACGCTTCCTTATTGAACTTATGATGTTGGAATTACCGCTTATAAGCTCCTTCATCTTATACTGCTGAACGTTTACTCACCATTAAATGTCTAGATTTCCGATATATTGTGACTTAGGTCTGTAAATTGTGTTATTTTCAGCCTGTTCTAAAACATGTGCAGTCCACCCAACAACGCGGCTTGCAGTAAAAGTTGGGGTGAATAGCTCTGGTTGAAGGTTAATTGATTTCATAATAGCCGCTGCATAAAATTCAACATTTGTATATAGTGATCGACCTGGCTTTAATTCATTTAATAGTTCTATAGCTATGTTTTCCACATGTAAGGCAAGATCAAGTGAGTGATCTTTTCCTTTAGATTGCAATAGCTTCTCTCTTATCGCAACTGCTCGAGGGTCATGTGTTTTATATACTCGGTGACCAAAACCCATAATTCTTTCTCCATGTTCCAATTTCGTACGAACAACTTCCTCTGCATGATCAATCGTACCGATCTCATTCAGTAAGTCGATTACTCCTGAAGGTGCACCACCATGTAAAGGACCTTTCATCGTGCCAATTGCAGAAGTAATGGCTGATACTAAATCAGATTGTGTAGAAGCAGTAACTCTAGCAGAAAAAGCAGATGCGTTCATTCCATGTTCAAGAGTCAAGATCATGTACGTTTCTAATGCGTCCACTACAGCTTTTGATGGCTTGTTTCCCGTTAACATATATAAATAATTCTCAATATGGTCTAGTTCATTGTTAGGTACAGTATACGAAGTATTGTTAACTTTACTATTCCGATATGCAATGATCGTAGGAACTATCGCAGTTAACTTGATCGCTTGACTAATCGAAGGCTTCCATCCATATTTATTTGTTCCTTCAGCTGAAATGGCTGTTCTTAATACACTCATCATATCCATTTCTACAGGCAATGTGTCGATAACCATTTTGAGTGTAGGAGTCAAATGACGATGCTTTACTAATTCATGTTTTAAATGTTTGAGTTCTTCTTCAGATGGCAAATGACCATACCAAAGCAAGTAAGCAACTTCCTCAAATGAAAAACTCATAGTTAGTTCTCCAATTTTGTACCCACGGTAGATAAGAATACCTTCATGTCCATCAATATGGCTAATTTTTGTTCGTGCTGCTACAACACCTTTCAACCCTTCATGAAACATACTGATCATCTCCTTATCATTTATTACCAATATTGTATAATGTATTGATAATTAACAAAATTAAATATTATTAATTATATTGATTAATAATATTAATAAGAGAGGGATCTATATTGGAACTTAATTGGTTAAAAACATTTATAACGGCCTCAGAGCTTGGAAATTTTAGAAAAGCAGCTGAACAACTTTACATTTCACAGCCATCTGTAACAGTACATATTAAACAGCTAGAAAAGGAATTAGGCATACTATTGTTTGAAAGAGAGGGAAAAAAGATAAAGCTTACTGAGTCAGGAAGGTTTTTCTTAAAACATGCTCAAAAAGTAATCAAACTTTATGAAGAGGGAATATCAGAACTACAGTCATTAGATCAAGGTTATACATCAAAACTAACGATAGCAATTTCACCATTAATTGCTGACAATATACTTCCTTTTGTTTTAAAACAGTATTTGAAAAAACATCCACAAGTTGAAATATCCGTCCAAATCATTGAATCGGCCGATATTGAAAAAGCAGTACTAGAAGAAAAGGTTGATATCGGATTATCATGCCTTCCAACCTTCAATCCTCAACTTGTAAATACACTCTTATACACAGACAAAGTTATATTAGTCGCTCCTCATGATGGAAGAGATTTTGAATCAGCACCTCCGTTAGATGAGGAAGAACTATTGACCTCCAACTATTTGTTAACACATAATCACCCTGCTTATTGGGATGAATTATGTAATACGATAAAACGGTTCTATCCATCTACTCGAATGATGAAAGTTTCGCAAACTCACATTACGAAACGGTTTATTGTAGAAGGTTTAGGAGTGTCTTACCTACCTTCCTCCACAGTAAGAAGAGAGCTACTTGAAGGAAGACTATTAGATGTTGAAACAAAATCTTTTAAACTGCCAGAAGCAAAAACGTACGCAATTACTAAATATTCACATAAAGAACAGAAGGAATTCTTGAATTTCCTGTCTCAGTTTAGATTATAGAGAGGAATTTACGTTTGAAAACTTATTAGGTAACAAACTCGTCAACGACACGATAATATGTTTGTTACCTTTGAAAATAAATAAGCCATCCTTTACATTTCAAACTAGCATTTCAAATTTTTTCACCGTTCTTCTGCTTATTCAGTCTTTCTCTTTTCTCTGTACCTCCTAACTTTTGAGATCGTTCCACACGCCCTACCCGTTTCACTGTTTGCATTCATGCTACACCATTTTTTTGTGCCACTCTTTGATTCGTCATAGAAGGCCCACTTACAATCGGGACATATTTTGATTCGATGAAATACACCGTTTCGAATTACAACTAGCATGTAAATAATCATATTATTTACAAGACTGTCTTCATTTGAGCAAAACGATAAGTCATAATACGGTTTTGTATCTTTCGTCGTAACATGGAAATGAATCTCTCTTTTTTGTACCCATTTATTAAGACTATCCACATTTTTTGAATCAATCATCTCTCTTAACTCATCACGTAATTGAATAACATCCTTAAAATCATCTGTATTCCTTTTCATCCCAATAGTGTCATATGCATAATCGGTTACATCTTGATGAGTAAGTAGGTGATCCCTCGGAATTCGTTCTTTGTTAGGGATTTCCCACGTGTTTAAATAAGAAAGAATATGTGTGACTTCTGCTTGATTGTTCATTTTGTAACCACCTATCCATTTTAACGGTTGCTTTATTGAATATTATACCATATTATATCTTGTAACCATTAATATTTTAAGGAGGTTACCATATTGAGTGTTAAATCATTCAATCTAACAATCAAAACGATTTTAGTATCCGCTTTCTTTTTGAACCTTGCTGGCTTTGCGGTAATGTCTTTTTTAGCCGTCTATTTATCAAACATTCTCGCATTTACAGCTGTACAAACAGGAACCGTACTTTCATTTCTATTGATCTTTTCTAAAGGGCTACCATTAGTTACTGGAGCATTAGCTGATAAATATGGGTATAAACTTATGATGGAAATTGGCCTTATCATTAGAGGGGGAGGAATGGGAATTTTAGCATTTTCACAATCCTTTCCTGTTATTTCAATCGGAGCAATCTTAATTGGGATTGGAGCTGCTTTTTATGAACCTTCATCAAGAGGTTTTTTCTCTATTGCAACAATAGGTAATGAACGAAAGAAGGCCTTCACCTATTTGAACTTGTCCTTAAATGGAGGGGCTATCGTTGGTCCATTACTCGGAGGTTTACTGCTATTATTTAATCCTCAATATCCATTTCTTATTAGTGCAGTAATCTTTTTTATCATGTACTTCGTGCAACTCTTTATCATTCCACCGCAAAATCAAATGGCTATGAAACACATTTCGTCACTTGAAGTTTTTACAAGCATACTCAAGAATAAGAGATTCATCATTTATTGTAGTTCAATGGTATTCTTTTGGTTTATGTATGCACAGCTAACGGGCTCTTTACCGCTACACATGTATAACCTCTCTAACAGCGAGAGCCTCGTTACTACAGTCATTACAGTCAATGCATTAACTGGTCTACTATTCATGATTTTATTTCGAGATTTGTTCATAAGAGTAGAGACATTTAAACTACTTAAGAGTGGAATAATGATTATGAGCATTGCCTTATTTATGATTAGCTTCTTTCCATCAAGCTATTGGCTTTTGCTCTGTGTGGTCTTTTTTACCGTTGGAGAAACTCTTGTTCTTCCTTCATCCGATATAGCAATCTCTGAATTTACAAACGGAAAGTTCCAAGGAGCTTATTTCGGTTTTTTTGAGCTATCATTTGCAATAGGTGCCACTTTTGGTTCCTACGCTGGTACTGTTTTGTTAAGTCATTACCCAAACAGTCCACTACCATGGCTTATATACCTCGGTGCTGGAATGTTCGGCTATTTGTTATTAATAACGGTTATTCATTTGCCTCAGCAAAACTATTCACATTAAACTTTTTTGAATCTTAATTTCTCTGAATAATCCTACGATTAAACAAAAGTAATATTAGTAGATATTTTCCTACATCTTCACTGATGGTTAGTTGAATAGATCAATAATAGCCTACTTAAATTTATAAAAAAATGAAATTGGTGTTATTTTCTTTTAATGTAAAAAATATACTTAAAGTGGAAGAGGAGGTGAATACATATGAAAAAAATAAAGAAAATCCTTACCATTTCTGTATTGTCATTTGGGTTATTGGCAGGAACTATACCATTTGCACCAACTGAGGCTGAAGCGGGTACTTATAATCCTTGCCCACCACCTTGGATAGAACCACCTTGCCCAATCCCAGTAACGTAGTATTCTACATGTAAGGGTCTAATAACGCAGAAATATACAACTGTTATTGTATATTTCTGCGTTATTTTTTATCTTTTTTCCAATGTGTTAACTAGACTCGTCAGAATTGAGTTAGCTTAAAAAAATCAACAATTGAAATTGATTACTACAAGTTTCTGCTGTTTATTCATCAATAGGACCTGATGGTTCCATCATTGCTCTGTTATCTCTATCATGTCTGAATTTTGACAAATTACGATATATCTCTGATCTCGCTCGATTAATGCCACCTATAGGTCGGTGTTCTAATAACGTATGATCTGGAGAGAAAGATAATTGTTCAGATAACTCATCTCGTTCAGCTCTTCTAAATGTTTGTTTTGGAATTTTTAGTGTCGCAACTTTAATAAATGGTGCTTCTTCTGCTTTCCACTCTACACCAGCGTCTTCAATCGGTGTCGTATGATCATCTTTATACAGTTGAACCATAAAATCAAAGGTCGCTTCTTTTTCTTTCAAATGCTTCTCCATATTATCCGTTAAATAACTGTCTGTTAACTGAGTAGGTAACGTGCTTTTATAGTTAGAAGTTGGAACTAACGAGTATTTGACTGCTCGATCATTTCCAAATAAATATGGTGTTGTACTCCAATATCGAATATCTAGTGGAGATGTATGGTTCTTTCTCCCATTCTTCAATTGTTTTAGAATTTTACTGTTTCCAGTCACCATCATTTTAAGCAATAGGACGAGTGGTGAATATTTAATGCTATAGTATACTGCATCATGGAATAGCTTTACCGTACCTAGTGGCATAGTTGGATTGCTCATTAATACAAAATCTTGTGTTTCTTTATCTGTCTCTTGTGATTTTTCTCCTTGAACGCCTGTTAACTTAATTGCAAATCCTCTAAAATCTGGTTTCTCGTCTGACTGAACATTCCCACTTGCATTGGACACTCGTATGACAGCTGGATATGTATTTCCTTTTTTAAATACACCCACTTTAAGTTCAGGAGGTAGATTGGGCTCAACTGTGAACTCCGCGTTTAAGATCGCAAGATGTTTTGGATGTGCATCCCTTTTTGTATTACCTTTTACATATGTCTTTTCCATCTTCCCTTTCAATATAACTTCCATTTGTTCAATTAGTGACACTTCATCACTCGGTACAGCTTCAAACTTTGATAATACCCTTTCATATCCCATAACTTATTCCTCTTTTCAATTTCACAAAATTAAATTGTGCGCAATGTTTATTGTTGAGCTAAGTATACATCACTATTCTTTCTAATTCCACTATTTTTAATAAAACTTAAGCCATTTTGTTTCAACTATGATTCTGTCGTCATATATAAACAAAGAGCACTCTTCACCATTCATAGTGAAGAATGCTCTTATTTCTGTTGCTTAAACATATGATTTCTCACAAAGTAAATGAAAAGAATTATCTAAATATGGTCCGTAATAGAGTCGAAATGTATCGGAATGGTTTCTGAGGTTTGAAAGAACCGAAAAAGTCCCATTTGTTCATTACAAATGAAAATACGCTACCCTCAATTAACGGTTTTGTGAGATTAACGACATAATTTGAACTTAAAACAAACGAAATAACCACGGTAAAGAAAGGAATAATCAATAAATTCCACATACCTCCATCGAGATACCAATCCAATGTTGCTACGTATTTAATAAAAAAGAAATGCAAAATAAACACATAAGCTGTTCGTTGACCTAAATGAGTAAAGGACGTCTGTTTTTTTGGAACCCACGGTAAGAAAGCAAGGATTCCACATATCATAACCATATAAATTATTACTCTATAAAACATACCAAACACAGGAGTATAACCAATCGCATCAAATGAATACTTTCCTAACAAGAACTTTCTCATTACAACTGGATCTATCAGTATTAAGCTAACGATACAACCAATGATCAAACCAATAGAAACTATTTTCCCTGATCTTTGTTTTATCCAATTAAAATGATCTGCTTTCAAATAATAACCTATCAAAAAGAATGGAAAAAATACAAATGTTCTTGAAAGACTTAAATATGATCCGGCATCATCGAACAGACCAATTCCGATTCCCAATAAGAAACTCACCAAAATTGAATATTTAATTTTGGTGAAAACGAATAACATGACATTCCAACAAAACATGCTGAATAAAAACCACATTCCCATTGTAGGAGTAAAGAATGTGAACGTTAATGATTCATAATCATATAATACGAAATTGTAATATGAATAGACAATTTCAAAAATAAAATATGGTACTAATGTTTTCGCTATAATTTTATGAATGAATCCTTTCTTATAAAAGCTTTTAGAAAAATAACCTGACATAAGAATAAGTGCAGGCATTCTAAATATACTGATAAAATTGGAAACTATGTGAAGAATTTCACTTTCATTTCTAAAAGGACTCAATAAGTGACCAAATACAACTAGAAAAACTAATATAAATCTTGCATTATCAAAAAAAGGATCTCTGCTCTTCTTGTTCGTAGTTTCTTTGCTGATAACAAATACACCTCTTACTCTATCATTCTGCATAGTAAATGGCTTACGTTAAACTAGTTTATATCGTTATTATTTCTACATAATATCACCATTCGATCATCTTTATCCTTTTATGTCGATCTCTATTATTTTATAAAAACATTTACAACTTGCAACTTCTAAAAAATTTTAAAATGATCCTTTAGGTTATATTTTCACTATTAACTGTTATTGTATTGTTTCGTTTCATAACAAAGAAAAAACCTCCACAAGAGAGATTTGAACCCCACTCATGAAAGTTTTCTTTTATTCACTCGGAACTTTCTCTAACGTCAGTTCTATTATACGTTCAATCGGCTCCATCCCTGAATATTTAACCTGATATACAAACCTTCCCTTTCTAGCAACAAAACCAATATTCGATGGTCGTCTATTAATTACTAACTCGTCAAACTCACTATCTTCATCATATTCAAAAAAATAATTGTCAGTAATATATTCTTTCTTTACTGCGTTCATTAACATTTTAGCTACCCATACATTTCTAGCTTGATAGCCTTCGGAAAAAATGACAGGTGTATATGTGCCTCTATTATCAGACCAAGTTACATTTGGTACTTCTACTCGTTGAATTATTTGATCATAATGAGGGACTAATAAGCTCGACTTCTCCGTAAAAAAACCACCTCTACCTTCATTATTAATAATTTCAATGTACTTTGATTCATCAATAGTATCTTTTAGATAAACAATTGGCAGTTCTTGTTCAGGAATCGAAATTAACCATGCCTGTGGCATAGCAAAGATTGATTTGTCTAAAAAAAGAAGCAACCCTATTACAAGTGTTACGCTAATAATTAGAACCTCTACTATTTTCCATTTCTTTTTTCTTTTATAGTTAACCTTACGTTCGAATATATATCCTGATTTTACTTTCTTTAATAACTTTGATACATGAATTAAGCCAAGAGTCATATTAAAGAGGATAAGACTCATTATAAATAGTACCCCTACTACAGCTATCAAACTATCGTTTAAAAAAATATGTACAGGCCCAGTTAACATTACGAACATCATCACGACCACAACAATCGATTGAATTAGAATGAGTAACCATCTTAACATGATGTCCTTTTTTAATAAGGATACTGTTCTTACTAATTGTTCACCGTCTGAAAGAACTTCATGAGTTTCTACATTATCTTTTTCTCTAAATATTTGAACCGCACCACGAGAACCAACATGCTCCCAACCTGATTTTTCATAAGACTCTATCCATTTTATCTTCGATTGACTAGTTAACTGATAAATATCAAATCGATAAGTCATTTGCTTTGGTTCACAATGTTCAAACGTTGCGAAGAACATACCTATCTTTGTTAATTTCCATCCCTGTAACGCCATATGAGACAACCAAGCTGCTTGTTCCTCAATATACCAATTATCAATCCATATAAATTTCTTCATACTGTTATCTTTTAATAGGAAGATACCACATTTCTTCCCCTCCTAATATTTGGTCAGTTGCAAGAAATCCAAATTGTTTATATAGGTTCTTTGCCATATAATTATCTGGACAAACAGTCAACCTAATCTCTTCACATTTTGGAAAACGATTTACAATCCAATTTGCCATCTCAGATAACGCAACATTTCCGTAACCTCTCCCTTGAAACTGTTCATCAATGATAAACCCATTGATCCAATACATATTTGTCGTATCTTCTATGTAAGCACACATTATAAATCCTATCATTTGCTCATGACAAATGATCGCAAAAGGAATATATTCAACATTGTCACCATCAGGTTTCACATATACTTTAGCTAATGATACTGCTACTGTTGGAACGAAATTCTGTTGCTCTTGTTTAACTTTAAGAGCAAGTGCTTCCTCCCAATTTTCTCTCGTAATGATTTCTAATTGTACGTTCATTATTTCCCCTCTTTTTATCTTAGTTTAGCTCCATTTATCCTTTCTCTACAAACTACTAAATACCTTTTAATCATTAGTCCAGAAATAATGTTTAATATTTTTTCCAAGAATGGATAAGCTCGGTATTCACTTGAAAACAAAACTAAAGTTATTATATCAACATCAAAACAACTATCTTCTCCTTTTTAACGTATAAAAATACAAAACGATATATTTTTACTACAATATACCATGCAAACCATCACATCTTACGTGCCTAGCTGCTGGCACGATACTCTAGAGCAACCGTTTACAATATAGTTGTAAACATAATCAGTCATTTGGAAGGAGCGATCACAATGAAATATCCAGTACATATTACTTCAGAAATTGGAGAGCTAAAAACAGTTATTCTTCACCGACCTGGAAAAGAAGTTGAGAATTTGACACCAGAATATTTGAAGCGATTATTGTTTGATGATATTCCATTTCTACCTGCTATTCAAAAAGAGCATGATTACTTTGCTAATGCGCTTAGAAATCGTGGGGTTGAAGTATTGTACTTGACCACACTAATGGAAGAGGCATTAAATTCAAATGAAATTCGTGAAAAGTTTGTCGATCAAATCCTTACTGAAAGTAAATCAAATATTAATGGAGCTTGGAAAAATCTACGAGCGTACTTACTATCAGGTTCAACAAAGGAACTCGTTGAAAAAGTGATGTCTGGTGTCTTAAAAACAGACATTCCATCTGAGAAGAAAATTCACTTATACGAGCTAATGTCTGATCATTATCCATTTTACCTTGATCCGATGCCAAACTTATATTTTACTAGAGACCCTGCTGCTGCAATTGGAAATGGGGTTTCTATAAATAGAATGCAAGAAAGAGCTAGAAAAAGAGAATCAATTTTCATGGATTATATTATGAATTACCATCCACGATTCGCGAATCATCAAATACCAAAATGGTTCACACGTGATAATCGGTTTGCAATGGAAGGCGGCGATCAACTTGTATTAAGTAAAGATACATTAGCGATCGGAGTAAGTGCACGTACTTCCCCTCAAGCGATTGAACAACTCGCTATTCAATTATTTAAATATCAAGATCAGTTTACAAAGGTTTTAGTTGTGGAAATTCCTAAGTCACGTGCATTTATGCATCTAGATACTGTGTTTACTATGGTTGATCATAATAAATTCACGATTCATCCAGCTATTCAAGGTCCTGATGGTAATATGAGAATCTTCACATTAGAAAAAGGTGAACAAGAAAACCGCGTTAAAATAACAGAGGGAAATAACTTCTCTGAAGCATTAAAAGCTGTTTTAAACTTAGACGAAATAATCTTAATACCTTGTGGTGGTGGAGATCCTATCGCATCAGCAAGGGAACAATGGAATGATGGCTCAAATACTCTCGCTATTTCTCCTGGTGTTGTCATTACTTATGACCGTAACTACGTTTCAAACGAAGTGTTACGAAATCATGGGATTGAAGTAATTGAGGTGCAAAGCTCTGAGCTATCAAGAGGTCGAGGTGGTCCTCGCTGTATGAGTATGCCAATTTACCGAGAAGACATTTAATTATTTACAACTAAAAAATATGAATGGGAGTGGATGGTCATGGCATTATCAGTACACAGAGTGAATTTAAAAGGACGTAGCTTACTAACGTTAATAGATTTCAATGCTGAAGAAATTAACGATCTCATTGATTTGGCTGCTGATCTGAAACAAAAGAAACAAAGAGGAAGTCGTGAAAAACTAATGGAAGGCAAAAACATTGCCCTATTATTTGAAAAGCCTTCAACAAGAACACGTTGTGCATTCACTGTTGCTTGTACAGATTTAGGAGCTCATCCTGAATATTTAGGTAAAAATGATATTCAGCTCGGTAAAAAAGAGTCTGTAGCAGATACTGCAAAAGTTTTAGGGAGAATGTTTGATGGAATTGAATTTCGTGGCTATAGCCAAGAGACTGTACAACAACTAGCAGAACATTCAGGTGTACCTGTTTGGAATGGATTAACTGACATGTATCATCCAACCCAAGCGCTTGCCGACTATTTAACGATAAAAGAACAAAAAGGAGATTTGACAGGATTAACAGTCGTTTACGTTGGAGATGGACGAAACAATGTTGCGAACAGCTTACTAATTGTAGGAAGTAAACTAGGTGTGAATGTTCGAATTGCTGCACCTGAATCATTGTATCCAAATCAAGAAATTGCAACATTAGCGAAACAATACGCTAAAGAAAACAATTGTGAGATTATGATTACTGATAATGTAGACGAAGCTGTAAAAGGGGCTGATGTCCTGTATACAGATGTTTGGGTATCAATGGGAGAAGAAGACAAGTTTGCGGAAAGAATCGAATTATTAAAACCATATCAAGTTAACATGGAGATGATTAAAAAGACAGAAAATGAAGACGTCATCTTTTTACATTGCCTCCCTGCTTTTCATGATACAACTACAATTATCGGAAAAGATATCTATGAGAAATATGGATTAGAAGCAATGGAAGTTACAGATGAAGTATTCCAAAGCCGCCACTCTTTCGTATTTGATCAAGCAGAAAATCGCATGCATACGATTAAAGCAATTATGGCAGCCACTATTTCATAATGTGCGCAAACGAATACGTAAGGTGAAGTGAGACTCTGTTTATCAAGGAGAGCTCTCTCTTCTCCTTACACCATCTTAAAGAACGTGATGATGAAAGGAGCGTTTCGTCATGAAGAAATCAAAGTTTAAAATGCCTAGTGCATTTACGATTCTATTCTTAATCATATTAGTAGTTGCAGCATTAACTTGGATTGTTCCAGCTGGTCAATATGATTATGTTGATCCAGATGCTTCAAAGCTAGAACCGATACCAGGAACGTATAGTTCAGCTGAACAAACACCACAAGGAATATGGGAAGTCTTGTATGCACCTATAAAAGGTTTTTTTGATGCTCAGGACATCGCATTGTTCGTCATCGTCATCGGTGGTTTTTTAGGAGTTGTTATGAAAACTGGTGCAGTAGAAGCTGGAATTGGGAACATTGTTCGTAAGTTAAAAGGGCGAGAGAATATTATGATTCCAATCTTAATGACGTGTTTTGCATTAGGTGGGACAACTTACGGAATGGCTGAAGAGACGATCGCTTTCTATCCCTTGATCATTCCAATCATTCTTGCAGCTGGCTTTGATGCTTTAACCGCTGTATTAATCATTGCAGTTGGTGCTGGAATAGGTGTTCTAGGTTCTACCGTTAACCCATTTGCGACGGGAATCGCTTCTGGTTTTGCAGGAATATCTATCGGTGAAGGCATCCTACTTAGGGTTTTAATTCTCATAGTTGGATTACTAATTGGGATTCTATTCGTTATGAAATATGCGAAAAGAGTTAAAGAAGATCCTAGTACATCTTTAGTTGCTCATTTACATCAAACACATAAAGACAC is from Bacillus solimangrovi and encodes:
- a CDS encoding aspartate/glutamate racemase family protein codes for the protein MIGILAGMGPKSTGPFIDNVVEQCQKIYGAKVDLDFPQMMIYSCPTPFFIDKPIDHEEMEQSIINGAKRLESTGVDFIAMPCNTAHLYFDKLEEALTVPILNIVEETINAMPQSCKKVALLGTEPTVQSQIYQNAFLECGIVYISRTTWQMSVNEIISTIKLGNVQEAQQLWNELCAELSETVDTVVVACTDLNVVLTNQWDKITFVDSADCLAQALVKKYLSKSNYSSVSLTD
- a CDS encoding YunG family protein — its product is MVHIKQIHFEQLKEALVNSWSLQSSSKWSVDNRAKGQCGVTALIVNDRLGGEILKTKVHDSWHYYNQINGQRYDFTASQFREQIDYMDISSNRNEAFSDTNEHQYEYLKQAVQKYYTSEIE
- a CDS encoding citrate synthase/methylcitrate synthase; translation: MFHEGLKGVVAARTKISHIDGHEGILIYRGYKIGELTMSFSFEEVAYLLWYGHLPSEEELKHLKHELVKHRHLTPTLKMVIDTLPVEMDMMSVLRTAISAEGTNKYGWKPSISQAIKLTAIVPTIIAYRNSKVNNTSYTVPNNELDHIENYLYMLTGNKPSKAVVDALETYMILTLEHGMNASAFSARVTASTQSDLVSAITSAIGTMKGPLHGGAPSGVIDLLNEIGTIDHAEEVVRTKLEHGERIMGFGHRVYKTHDPRAVAIREKLLQSKGKDHSLDLALHVENIAIELLNELKPGRSLYTNVEFYAAAIMKSINLQPELFTPTFTASRVVGWTAHVLEQAENNTIYRPKSQYIGNLDI
- a CDS encoding LysR family transcriptional regulator — its product is MELNWLKTFITASELGNFRKAAEQLYISQPSVTVHIKQLEKELGILLFEREGKKIKLTESGRFFLKHAQKVIKLYEEGISELQSLDQGYTSKLTIAISPLIADNILPFVLKQYLKKHPQVEISVQIIESADIEKAVLEEKVDIGLSCLPTFNPQLVNTLLYTDKVILVAPHDGRDFESAPPLDEEELLTSNYLLTHNHPAYWDELCNTIKRFYPSTRMMKVSQTHITKRFIVEGLGVSYLPSSTVRRELLEGRLLDVETKSFKLPEAKTYAITKYSHKEQKEFLNFLSQFRL
- a CDS encoding CGNR zinc finger domain-containing protein codes for the protein MNNQAEVTHILSYLNTWEIPNKERIPRDHLLTHQDVTDYAYDTIGMKRNTDDFKDVIQLRDELREMIDSKNVDSLNKWVQKREIHFHVTTKDTKPYYDLSFCSNEDSLVNNMIIYMLVVIRNGVFHRIKICPDCKWAFYDESKSGTKKWCSMNANSETGRACGTISKVRRYREKRKTE
- a CDS encoding MFS transporter, whose product is MSVKSFNLTIKTILVSAFFLNLAGFAVMSFLAVYLSNILAFTAVQTGTVLSFLLIFSKGLPLVTGALADKYGYKLMMEIGLIIRGGGMGILAFSQSFPVISIGAILIGIGAAFYEPSSRGFFSIATIGNERKKAFTYLNLSLNGGAIVGPLLGGLLLLFNPQYPFLISAVIFFIMYFVQLFIIPPQNQMAMKHISSLEVFTSILKNKRFIIYCSSMVFFWFMYAQLTGSLPLHMYNLSNSESLVTTVITVNALTGLLFMILFRDLFIRVETFKLLKSGIMIMSIALFMISFFPSSYWLLLCVVFFTVGETLVLPSSDIAISEFTNGKFQGAYFGFFELSFAIGATFGSYAGTVLLSHYPNSPLPWLIYLGAGMFGYLLLITVIHLPQQNYSH
- a CDS encoding catalase family protein; the protein is MGYERVLSKFEAVPSDEVSLIEQMEVILKGKMEKTYVKGNTKRDAHPKHLAILNAEFTVEPNLPPELKVGVFKKGNTYPAVIRVSNASGNVQSDEKPDFRGFAIKLTGVQGEKSQETDKETQDFVLMSNPTMPLGTVKLFHDAVYYSIKYSPLVLLLKMMVTGNSKILKQLKNGRKNHTSPLDIRYWSTTPYLFGNDRAVKYSLVPTSNYKSTLPTQLTDSYLTDNMEKHLKEKEATFDFMVQLYKDDHTTPIEDAGVEWKAEEAPFIKVATLKIPKQTFRRAERDELSEQLSFSPDHTLLEHRPIGGINRARSEIYRNLSKFRHDRDNRAMMEPSGPIDE